From the Cucurbita pepo subsp. pepo cultivar mu-cu-16 unplaced genomic scaffold, ASM280686v2 Cp4.1_scaffold001968, whole genome shotgun sequence genome, the window ACAGAGATCACAGAACGCGCTCTTTAGCAGGCTACATAACCACATGCACCCTTGTATGCTCATTGTAATCACAACACAGTTTCTTGTTTACCTTTTGGGTTTTTTGTTGCAGTGACATATGGTTTCGATCAAATGGCAAACTTCGCGCTTGCAGTGAACTTGACTACGTATTTCAATACTGTGATGCACTTGGAACTAGCGGATGCGGCCAACCAACTGACGAATTACATGGGAACATGTTACATTCTCTCTATTCCAATGGCTGTTCTCGCAGACACATGCTTGGGCAGAGTCAAAACTGTCATCATTTCTGGCTGTCTTGAGTTTCTGGTCAGCCCAACTTTACTGGCTTTACTTTGCTGCCCCTACCGATTCCCATATGCTAAACACTGTTACTGTTATTTTAGGCGCTAATATTGCTCATGATACAAGCTCACTACCCGAAGCTCAAGCCACCACTTTgcaatatatttgataaacaaTCCCACTGCGAGACAGTTGGAGGAGCAAAAGCTGCCCTCCTCTATGTTCCTCTATATGCATTAGCTATTGGGAATGCAGGCATTAAGGCTGCATTACCACCGCATGGAGCTgatcaatttgatgaaaaagaCCCCAAAGAGGCGATGCAAATATCCAGCTTCTTCAATCAACTGTTGCTAGGATCGTCCCTCGGTATAGCTGCTAGTTTAACTCTTGTTGTGTGGATCCAAGACAACAAAGGTTGGGACTGGGGTTTCGGGGTATCTTCTGCAGCCATCTTGTTCGGTATAGTCATGTTTGTTGCTGGATTGCCACTGTACAGAATGCACATTATTTCTGGGTCTAATGCAATCGTCCAAGTTTTACAGGTATGTCCGTGAGACAAGCAAAATTCAGAGTTGgaggcaaatatattgttaCTTCTGTCCaaataaatgttgtttttaggTCTATGTTGCAGCCACTCGTAATAGAAATCTTGTCCTTCCCGAAGACCCTGCAGATCTTTATGAGATTGAAAGGGACAAAGAGGCTGTTATGGAAGAAGACTTTCTGCCTCATAGAAACATTTGCAGGTTTTGTACATGAAACTCTGTTTAAACTTTCTACTTTGACAGCCCCATAAGCATTGAATACCATGATAACTCGAATATACAGGTTTCTAGACAAAGCGGCAATTCAACAAACACCTTGTAGGCAAGTTGACACTCCCGAAGCTTCAAGCCCTTGGAAACTATGCACAGTGACCCAAGTAGAGAATGCCAAAGTAATTCTCAGCATGATACCAATTTTCTGTTGCACAGTGAATATGAGCCTCTGCTTTGCCCAGCTCCAAACATTCTCCATCCAACAGGGCCTCACCATGGACACAAAACTCACACCCTCCTTCAACATCCCTCCGCCGTCACTCACCATCATCCCAGTCTTCTTTCTCATCCTCATGGCCCCAATCTACGACAAGATTCTTGTCCCCTTTGCTCGAAAATTCACAGGCATCCCCACAGGGATCACCCCCTTGCAACGAGTAGGTGTTGGATTGGTTCTGTCCATCATCTCCATGGCCGTCGCGGCACTAGTGGAAGTGAAGCGTAAAGGCGTTGCGAGAGACCACAACATGTTGGATGCAACCCCTGTTTTGCAGCCATTGCCAATCAGCACGTTCTGGCTATCATTTCAATTCTTCATATTCGGAATCGCAGATCTCTTTGCATACGTAGGGCTTCTCGATTTCTTCTACTCCGAGGCGCCAAAAGCCCTAAAATCTGTCTCCACTTGCTTCCTTTGGAGTTCGATGGGCATGGGCTACTTCTTGAGCACCATAATTGTGAAGATTGTGAACAGTGCTACGAAAGGGATTACGAAAAATGGAGGTTGGTTGATTGGAAACAACATTAATCGGAACCATTTGAATCTCTTCTACTGGCTGCTTTCAATCTTGAGCTTCATCAACTTCTTCATCTATATATTTGCTACCCAGAAATACAATTACAGAAACCATAAACCAGCCATCTCCGCCATTGATGATAGTAGGTAGGGAGCCAtcatgagagaaaaaaagaaactaaatta encodes:
- the LOC111786556 gene encoding protein NRT1/ PTR FAMILY 4.6-like codes for the protein MANFALAVNLTTYFNTVMHLELADAANQLTNYMGTCYILSIPMAVLADTCLGRVKTVIISGCLEFLALILLMIQAHYPKLKPPLCNIFDKQSHCETVGGAKAALLYVPLYALAIGNAGIKAALPPHGADQFDEKDPKEAMQISSFFNQLLLGSSLGIAASLTLVVWIQDNKGWDWGFGVSSAAILFGIVMFVAGLPLYRMHIISGSNAIVQVLQVYVAATRNRNLVLPEDPADLYEIERDKEAVMEEDFLPHRNICRFLDKAAIQQTPCRQVDTPEASSPWKLCTVTQVENAKVILSMIPIFCCTVNMSLCFAQLQTFSIQQGLTMDTKLTPSFNIPPPSLTIIPVFFLILMAPIYDKILVPFARKFTGIPTGITPLQRVGVGLVLSIISMAVAALVEVKRKGVARDHNMLDATPVLQPLPISTFWLSFQFFIFGIADLFAYVGLLDFFYSEAPKALKSVSTCFLWSSMGMGYFLSTIIVKIVNSATKGITKNGGWLIGNNINRNHLNLFYWLLSILSFINFFIYIFATQKYNYRNHKPAISAIDDSR